In the genome of Gloeotrichia echinulata CP02, one region contains:
- a CDS encoding pitrilysin family protein has translation MTQTVNNSLSDSSIHRTVLSNGIVLLVTENPAADIVAGRIFVRAGSTSENREQAGLAHLLSAVMTKGCDGLSSLEIAEKVESLGAGLSADATTDYFLLSLKTVTADFGEILTLAGRLLRSPTFPEAQVELERRLALQDIRSQKEQPFTLAFDQLRQVMYQQHPYAMSVLGDETTMSSLTREDLVKYHQTYFRPDNVVISIAGRVTAKEAVALVEAVFGDWQPTAEPTPTLNLPEIRVEPQPRLKPLQSQQSIVMLGYLGPSVSSPDYAPLKLLSTYLGNGLSSRLFVELREKQGLAYEVSAFYPTRQLPASFVVYIGTAPENTSIALKGLQTEVDLLSTTEVTASAFQAAKNKILGQYALGKQTNGQIAQIYGWYEILGLGIEFDRTFQEMIAAVNVTDAITAARRYLHEPYLSLVGPEEAINSAWL, from the coding sequence ATGACTCAAACTGTGAATAATTCCCTATCTGACTCCTCCATTCACCGGACTGTACTGTCAAATGGTATTGTATTACTAGTAACAGAAAATCCGGCTGCGGATATCGTCGCGGGGCGAATTTTTGTCCGTGCTGGTAGTACTTCCGAAAACCGGGAGCAGGCTGGTTTGGCACATTTGTTATCTGCAGTAATGACAAAAGGCTGTGATGGACTTTCTAGCTTAGAAATTGCCGAAAAAGTCGAATCTTTAGGCGCGGGTTTGAGCGCCGATGCTACGACTGATTATTTTTTGCTGTCCTTAAAGACGGTGACAGCAGATTTTGGCGAAATTTTAACATTGGCGGGGCGACTTTTGCGATCGCCGACATTTCCCGAAGCCCAAGTGGAACTAGAACGGCGTTTAGCACTCCAAGATATACGCTCGCAAAAAGAGCAGCCCTTTACCCTCGCTTTTGACCAGCTGCGACAAGTAATGTACCAACAACATCCCTATGCCATGTCGGTTTTGGGAGATGAAACCACCATGAGTAGTTTAACTCGTGAGGACTTAGTTAAATATCACCAGACTTATTTTCGTCCAGATAATGTGGTAATTAGTATTGCTGGTAGAGTTACAGCAAAAGAGGCAGTGGCGCTGGTGGAAGCAGTTTTTGGTGATTGGCAACCTACCGCCGAACCAACCCCCACATTAAATTTACCAGAAATTCGCGTCGAACCACAACCCAGACTCAAACCCCTACAGTCACAACAATCTATCGTCATGTTGGGTTATTTGGGACCATCGGTAAGTTCTCCTGACTACGCCCCTCTCAAGTTACTTTCTACCTACTTGGGAAACGGACTTTCTAGTCGCTTATTTGTCGAATTGCGCGAAAAGCAGGGTTTGGCTTATGAAGTATCTGCATTTTACCCTACCAGACAGTTGCCAGCCTCATTCGTCGTTTATATCGGTACCGCACCCGAAAATACCAGCATCGCCCTCAAAGGACTGCAAACAGAAGTAGATTTATTGTCTACCACCGAAGTCACAGCCAGTGCATTCCAGGCTGCTAAAAACAAGATACTAGGGCAGTACGCCTTAGGTAAACAAACTAATGGACAAATTGCTCAGATCTATGGGTGGTATGAAATTTTAGGGTTAGGAATTGAGTTTGACCGAACATTTCAGGAGATGATAGCAGCCGTAAATGTCACCGATGCTATCACAGCAGCGCGTCGGTATTTACACGAACCTTATTTGTCTTTAGTAGGTCCAGAGGAAGCAATTAATAGTGCTTGGCTTTAA
- a CDS encoding glycoside hydrolase family protein, protein MLQWYIYGDLRSPSDPIFGGKQPGLVMKGGDPYIRALMRTISASEANSNRPYSLLYGGQQVTDLSRHPEVCVTIVVGPNKGNCSTAAGRYQIINTTWYQIAPKYHPKPMQLMFWASYSFEPEYQDVVVYRWLTDSRVWGVDISQLLHQGKLNDVLRRLSPTWTSLGYGIETNSITRSLPKIYQTVLQEELNINNTPPLLNLSPSPTPTPLQTSRDKKV, encoded by the coding sequence TTGTTACAGTGGTATATATATGGAGACTTGCGATCGCCTTCTGATCCCATCTTTGGTGGTAAACAGCCAGGTTTGGTGATGAAAGGTGGCGACCCTTATATCCGCGCTTTAATGCGAACTATCTCAGCCAGTGAGGCTAATAGCAACCGTCCCTATTCTCTTTTGTATGGTGGTCAGCAGGTCACTGACCTCAGCCGCCATCCGGAGGTATGTGTTACTATTGTTGTCGGACCAAATAAGGGAAATTGTTCTACTGCTGCGGGCAGATACCAAATTATCAATACTACTTGGTATCAAATTGCTCCCAAATATCACCCAAAACCCATGCAGTTAATGTTTTGGGCTTCTTATAGTTTTGAGCCTGAGTATCAAGATGTAGTGGTTTACCGTTGGTTGACTGATTCACGAGTTTGGGGTGTTGATATTTCTCAACTTTTGCATCAGGGAAAGTTAAATGATGTTTTGCGGCGATTGTCTCCCACTTGGACAAGTCTTGGTTATGGTATAGAAACTAATTCGATCACTCGCTCTTTGCCTAAAATTTATCAGACAGTTTTGCAAGAAGAATTAAACATCAATAATACACCGCCATTGCTAAATTTGTCCCCAAGTCCAACGCCTACACCTTTGCAAACTTCTCGTGACAAGAAGGTTTGA
- a CDS encoding DUF1997 domain-containing protein codes for MLSSNGEYKTLEIKEAILSGSSDLAAPEDALTPVNAATPTKFYGRYNDCMPMYAPKQKVAEYLNGHALWFSRCAEPMKVEPLGENGYALIIGTFGSFGYEVEPKIGLELLPPSEGVYRIRTIPIPDYHPPGYDVDYRASLQIIDDVVKDDPNQIIEVCRVEWELDLVVDIHFPRFIQRLPKSIIQATGDRLLNQIVRQVSRRLTRKVQEDFHQSLGIPFPVKSQKKW; via the coding sequence ATGCTTTCAAGCAACGGCGAATACAAAACCTTGGAAATAAAAGAAGCAATTTTGTCTGGGTCGTCAGACCTAGCAGCACCAGAGGATGCACTCACACCAGTCAATGCAGCGACACCAACAAAATTTTACGGTCGCTATAACGATTGTATGCCCATGTATGCCCCAAAGCAGAAGGTTGCTGAGTATCTTAATGGTCACGCCCTATGGTTTTCGCGTTGCGCTGAACCGATGAAGGTGGAACCCTTGGGAGAAAATGGCTATGCTTTAATAATTGGTACTTTTGGCTCTTTTGGTTATGAAGTAGAGCCAAAAATTGGTTTGGAACTTTTACCCCCCTCAGAAGGTGTCTACCGGATTCGTACCATTCCCATTCCTGACTACCATCCACCTGGTTATGATGTAGACTATCGGGCATCGCTACAAATAATCGATGATGTGGTAAAGGATGACCCTAATCAAATTATTGAGGTTTGTCGGGTTGAGTGGGAATTGGATTTGGTCGTTGATATTCATTTCCCTCGATTTATTCAGCGATTACCTAAGTCTATAATTCAAGCTACAGGCGATCGCTTGCTTAACCAAATTGTCCGCCAAGTCTCCCGTCGCTTAACACGCAAAGTACAAGAAGATTTTCACCAATCTTTGGGAATACCCTTCCCTGTTAAGTCTCAGAAAAAATGGTGA
- a CDS encoding ankyrin repeat domain-containing protein, which yields MTQNNDVLLLMAAKSGDIKRLCAFLAAGAKVDVCDRDGTTALMFAANLGYTEIVRSLLDAGANINLKRKRYGLTALMLATSANQPDIVQLLVSRGADINATNEDGSTALMAAALKGDVDLVRVLLAAGAKVNLADQDDDTALKLAVKHGHAPVVQLISQNGADVNYQYQEGETLLMIAADLGHLDVVQTLLDAGADVTAKNTDGGTALSAATAAGHSAIISTLLDRGALINHQDSDGETALHLAVVEGYVDIVQVLLDRGANVHIKNRLGDTPILLAVFQGHTQIVETLLRFGANIQEKNLGENPLTLAASQGHTQIVKVLLDYGADANTPADDGKTALIKAVESQYTRLIQLLLAKGANVNFQDSAGATALMWATSAGDFEAVQILLQAGADVNLKNRGGYTALMIAEFNGYRAIVRSLQKAGAQE from the coding sequence ATGACTCAAAACAACGATGTCTTGCTGCTGATGGCTGCTAAAAGTGGTGATATCAAGCGGCTGTGTGCGTTCCTGGCTGCAGGTGCTAAGGTAGACGTGTGCGATCGCGATGGCACTACAGCTTTAATGTTTGCGGCTAATTTAGGCTATACCGAAATTGTGCGATCGCTGCTGGATGCTGGCGCCAATATTAACTTGAAAAGAAAACGCTATGGTTTGACGGCTTTGATGTTAGCAACTAGTGCCAATCAGCCTGATATTGTCCAGCTTTTAGTATCCAGAGGCGCGGATATCAATGCTACTAATGAAGATGGCAGTACAGCTTTGATGGCAGCAGCACTCAAAGGTGATGTTGATCTGGTGCGAGTCTTACTGGCTGCTGGTGCTAAGGTGAATCTCGCAGATCAAGATGATGACACTGCTTTAAAACTGGCAGTTAAGCACGGACATGCGCCAGTTGTGCAACTTATATCACAAAATGGTGCTGATGTCAACTACCAATATCAAGAAGGCGAAACACTTTTAATGATAGCAGCAGACTTGGGGCATCTGGATGTTGTACAAACACTGCTGGACGCAGGGGCTGATGTGACTGCGAAAAATACAGATGGTGGAACGGCGCTATCGGCGGCTACAGCGGCGGGACACAGTGCGATTATCTCGACTTTACTAGATCGAGGTGCCCTGATTAATCACCAAGATAGCGATGGAGAAACTGCCCTACACCTTGCTGTTGTTGAAGGCTACGTTGATATAGTGCAAGTATTACTTGACCGGGGCGCAAATGTCCATATTAAAAATCGCCTCGGTGATACACCAATACTTCTAGCCGTGTTCCAAGGACACACCCAAATTGTGGAAACCCTGCTGCGTTTTGGGGCGAATATTCAGGAAAAAAACCTGGGTGAGAACCCTTTGACACTCGCAGCATCCCAGGGACACACCCAGATAGTCAAAGTGTTGCTAGACTACGGCGCTGATGCTAATACACCAGCAGATGATGGCAAAACAGCTTTGATTAAAGCTGTAGAAAGTCAGTATACAAGACTGATCCAGCTGTTGCTAGCGAAAGGGGCAAATGTGAATTTTCAAGACTCTGCAGGGGCGACGGCGTTGATGTGGGCTACTTCAGCCGGGGATTTTGAGGCGGTGCAGATTTTGTTGCAAGCTGGGGCGGATGTGAATTTAAAAAATCGCGGTGGTTATACGGCTTTGATGATTGCCGAATTTAATGGGTATAGGGCTATAGTGCGGAGTTTACAAAAAGCTGGGGCACAGGAATAA
- a CDS encoding SDR family oxidoreductase, with amino-acid sequence MKAFVAGATGETGRRIVQELIARNIPVRALVRDKDKATGILPPQAELVVGDVLNPQSLTAALGDSTVLLCATGAKPSFDPTGPYKVDFEGTKNLVDAAKTKGIEHFVLVSSLCVSKPFHPLNLFWLILLWKKQAEEYIQKSGLTYTIVRPGGLKNEDNSNPIVMQSADTLFDGSIPRQKVAQVSVESLFESAARNKIVEIISRPDASSKSFPELFQQC; translated from the coding sequence ATGAAAGCATTTGTAGCAGGCGCAACAGGTGAAACAGGTCGCCGGATTGTGCAAGAACTGATAGCACGTAACATTCCCGTTCGGGCTTTGGTACGAGATAAAGACAAAGCTACAGGAATTTTGCCTCCCCAGGCGGAATTAGTGGTGGGCGATGTTTTAAACCCACAAAGCCTCACTGCTGCTTTGGGAGATAGCACCGTTCTGCTATGCGCCACTGGCGCCAAACCCAGCTTTGACCCCACTGGCCCCTATAAGGTAGATTTTGAAGGTACTAAAAATTTAGTAGATGCGGCTAAAACAAAAGGAATTGAGCATTTTGTCTTAGTTTCTTCTTTGTGTGTTTCCAAGCCATTCCATCCCCTGAATTTGTTCTGGCTAATTTTGCTTTGGAAAAAGCAAGCGGAGGAATACATCCAAAAAAGCGGTCTTACCTATACAATTGTCAGACCGGGAGGGCTGAAGAATGAAGATAACTCCAACCCCATAGTGATGCAGAGCGCTGATACATTGTTCGATGGTAGCATTCCCCGGCAAAAAGTTGCTCAGGTTAGTGTCGAATCTCTATTTGAATCAGCCGCTCGCAATAAAATTGTCGAGATTATTTCTAGACCAGATGCTAGCTCTAAAAGTTTCCCAGAACTCTTTCAACAGTGCTGA
- a CDS encoding peptidoglycan-binding protein has translation MKGSLSVSILSHLNTLKSFSLGSKPLSWLLLLSSTPVFISTSAIVSIAAPEEIAQVIAGGTINRPTLKSGSQGESVSELQAALKLLGFYTGPVDGIYQENTVSAVSRFKQAAGLTPDGVVDNITWQRLFPSGPIVSSGVSPANSTPMTAAPLTVPTQSRNNSSRNISQVLRPIPEPKPAQPRQANIPRQTRTTSPLITPSRNTPSRNTPTRNTPIISPERNPSLQYTQEGLPILRLGNRGAEVVKLQQQLQKLGFLSGSIDGDFGATTEAAVKAAQTRYGLEPDGVVGGSTWDFLLQQSKRQR, from the coding sequence ATGAAAGGCAGCCTGTCAGTAAGTATCTTGAGTCACTTAAACACACTAAAATCATTTTCCTTGGGTAGCAAGCCGTTGTCTTGGCTACTTTTATTGTCATCAACCCCTGTTTTTATTAGCACCTCTGCTATAGTATCAATTGCCGCACCAGAGGAAATTGCTCAAGTAATTGCAGGAGGTACAATTAATCGCCCTACCCTCAAAAGTGGTAGCCAAGGAGAGTCTGTATCGGAACTTCAGGCCGCACTGAAACTTTTGGGCTTTTATACAGGTCCAGTAGACGGTATATATCAAGAGAATACTGTTAGCGCCGTTTCCCGGTTTAAGCAAGCAGCTGGCTTAACACCTGATGGTGTTGTTGATAACATCACGTGGCAAAGACTTTTCCCTAGTGGACCAATCGTCTCATCTGGTGTTTCTCCCGCTAACTCCACACCTATGACAGCAGCACCGTTGACTGTTCCCACCCAATCGCGTAATAATTCATCGCGTAACATTTCTCAGGTTCTCAGACCCATCCCTGAGCCAAAGCCGGCTCAACCAAGACAGGCTAACATCCCCCGACAAACCAGGACTACATCGCCCCTGATTACACCCAGCCGTAACACACCCAGCCGTAACACACCCACCCGTAATACACCAATAATTAGCCCTGAACGCAACCCTTCCTTACAATACACCCAAGAAGGATTGCCGATTTTGCGTTTAGGGAATCGTGGTGCTGAAGTTGTCAAATTGCAACAGCAACTACAAAAGCTGGGTTTTTTAAGTGGGAGTATAGATGGAGACTTTGGTGCAACAACCGAAGCGGCTGTCAAAGCAGCACAAACACGGTATGGTTTAGAGCCTGACGGCGTAGTCGGTGGGTCTACCTGGGATTTTCTGCTTCAACAATCAAAGCGACAACGTTAA
- a CDS encoding DUF4079 domain-containing protein — MNLELSASLKYWLNFFHPLTMWALLALSVYAAYLGLQVQRTRNAEGDEKKELIKGKYNIRHEQIGSILLALLVAGAIGGMAVTYINNGKLFVGPHLLAGLGMVSLIAFSAALSPYMRKGANWARTTHILLNFTLLGLFAWQAITGIEIVQRILSNA; from the coding sequence ATGAATTTGGAACTTTCTGCATCCTTGAAGTATTGGCTGAATTTCTTTCACCCACTGACTATGTGGGCACTATTAGCACTGTCAGTCTATGCTGCCTACCTGGGGCTACAAGTACAGCGTACCAGAAACGCCGAGGGTGACGAGAAAAAAGAACTGATTAAAGGCAAGTATAATATAAGACACGAGCAAATAGGGTCTATACTCTTGGCTTTACTTGTAGCGGGTGCGATTGGTGGTATGGCTGTGACTTACATTAATAATGGTAAGTTGTTTGTTGGGCCTCACCTGCTAGCCGGACTTGGTATGGTAAGTCTAATTGCCTTTTCTGCTGCCTTGTCTCCTTATATGCGTAAAGGGGCAAATTGGGCGCGTACGACGCACATTTTGCTCAATTTCACCCTTTTGGGACTTTTTGCTTGGCAAGCAATCACCGGCATAGAGATTGTTCAAAGAATTCTGAGTAATGCATAG
- a CDS encoding metal-sensitive transcriptional regulator produces the protein MNGSKRLPKQSLPTSEQVEHTHNHDLDDDTHSPDLNHTHGQVDSVHPHVHNEESLRKIVNRLSRIEGHIRGIKTMVQQNSPCPDVLLQIAAVRGAIDRVARIVLDEHLTECIARAAKEGNIEVEIEQLKAALDRFLP, from the coding sequence ATGAATGGATCAAAACGATTACCTAAACAATCCTTGCCTACATCCGAGCAAGTAGAACACACCCACAATCACGATTTAGATGACGATACACACTCTCCAGATCTAAATCATACTCATGGGCAGGTCGATTCGGTTCATCCTCACGTCCATAATGAAGAATCTTTAAGGAAAATAGTCAACCGACTTTCGCGTATAGAAGGACACATTCGCGGTATCAAGACAATGGTGCAGCAAAATAGCCCTTGTCCTGATGTTTTATTGCAAATTGCTGCAGTTCGGGGTGCAATAGATCGGGTGGCGCGAATTGTTCTCGATGAACATTTAACTGAGTGTATTGCAAGAGCTGCCAAAGAAGGGAATATTGAAGTGGAAATTGAACAACTTAAAGCAGCTTTAGATCGATTTTTGCCTTAG
- a CDS encoding phage holin family protein, whose amino-acid sequence MKQFLLTWLGTAVALLITSRIVPGFVLNGFVAALVVAVVIGLVNATIRPILRNLRTLIFPITLLTFGLFTFVINALTLYIASFLVPRTLFLIQNFWAALFGSIVLAIVSSVINYFLRVVD is encoded by the coding sequence ATGAAACAGTTTTTATTAACATGGCTCGGTACAGCGGTGGCGTTGTTGATCACCTCTAGAATCGTGCCAGGATTTGTGCTTAACGGTTTTGTAGCAGCACTTGTGGTGGCTGTGGTTATCGGCCTGGTTAATGCGACGATTAGACCGATTTTAAGGAATTTGCGGACTTTGATATTTCCAATTACCTTACTCACTTTTGGTTTATTTACATTTGTCATCAACGCTTTGACTCTGTACATAGCCAGTTTCTTGGTTCCCCGTACTCTGTTTCTAATTCAGAATTTTTGGGCTGCTTTGTTCGGCTCAATTGTGCTGGCGATTGTTTCTAGTGTGATTAACTATTTTCTGAGAGTCGTTGATTGA
- a CDS encoding HhoA/HhoB/HtrA family serine endopeptidase, protein MRISQLPWSIRQLSSHVLAIFIGVVLTVSTLGVLPSQAEPAPKAVTMEGRQLLAQGPSSASAAIGSSSFVTEAVNRVGTAVVRIDTERTITRRIDPVFEDPFFRRFFGESFSQQSPTEELRGLGSGFIIDKGGLILTNAHVVDQADKVTVRLKDGRTFEGKVQGIDEVTDLAVVKINAGNNLPVASLGSSNNVQVGDWAIAVGNPLGFDNTVTLGIVSTLKRSSAQVGITDKRLEFIQTDAAINPGNSGGPLLNGQGEVIGINTAIRADAMGIGFAIPIDKAKAIAAQLERDGKVAHPYLGVQMVTLTPQLAKQNNKDPNSTIEIPELNGVLVMRVIPNSPAARAGIRRGDVIVQIDGKPITTAEQLQNVVEESRLGQVLQLKVQRGNQTQQLSVRTAELQNAST, encoded by the coding sequence ATGCGAATTTCTCAATTACCCTGGTCTATCCGTCAACTCAGTTCCCATGTTTTAGCTATATTTATAGGAGTTGTGCTAACCGTTAGTACATTAGGGGTGTTACCTTCCCAAGCGGAACCAGCGCCAAAAGCTGTGACTATGGAAGGAAGACAACTACTCGCCCAAGGACCATCATCAGCTTCAGCGGCGATAGGTAGTAGTAGCTTTGTTACAGAAGCCGTGAATCGTGTTGGGACAGCAGTGGTACGGATTGATACTGAGCGCACGATTACTCGCCGTATCGATCCAGTTTTTGAAGACCCCTTTTTCCGCAGGTTTTTTGGAGAAAGTTTCTCCCAACAGTCACCTACGGAGGAGTTACGTGGACTAGGTTCTGGTTTTATTATTGACAAGGGTGGGTTGATTCTCACCAATGCCCACGTAGTAGATCAAGCTGATAAAGTTACAGTCCGCCTTAAAGATGGTCGCACTTTTGAAGGCAAAGTGCAAGGTATAGATGAAGTCACAGATTTAGCGGTGGTGAAAATTAACGCTGGTAACAATTTACCCGTGGCGTCTTTGGGTTCTTCTAATAATGTACAGGTAGGAGACTGGGCGATCGCAGTTGGTAATCCTTTGGGTTTTGATAATACCGTAACTTTGGGTATTGTCAGCACCCTCAAACGTTCCAGCGCCCAAGTGGGGATTACTGACAAACGCTTAGAGTTCATTCAAACCGACGCTGCTATTAATCCTGGTAACTCCGGTGGACCACTATTAAATGGTCAAGGTGAAGTAATTGGGATTAATACAGCGATTCGTGCGGATGCGATGGGGATCGGCTTTGCTATTCCCATTGATAAAGCCAAGGCGATCGCCGCTCAACTAGAACGTGATGGTAAAGTTGCTCACCCCTATTTAGGTGTGCAAATGGTAACATTGACACCCCAGTTAGCGAAGCAAAATAACAAAGATCCCAATTCTACTATCGAAATTCCCGAACTTAACGGTGTGTTGGTGATGCGGGTTATTCCCAATTCACCGGCTGCGCGTGCGGGTATTCGACGCGGTGATGTGATTGTGCAAATTGATGGAAAACCAATCACCACAGCTGAACAGTTGCAGAATGTTGTCGAAGAAAGTCGCCTCGGTCAAGTATTGCAGTTGAAAGTGCAACGGGGTAATCAAACACAGCAGCTATCAGTCCGCACCGCTGAGTTACAAAATGCTTCGACTTAG
- a CDS encoding cobalamin biosynthesis protein, translating into MPSLRIFQKSNISPIYNKICQLQSHQEVFWVGIGCQRGTSRQLMETAIQQVFRENHLDENAIAGIATIDTKASEVGLREFCHLRNLPLKTFPAEILRTVWVPNPAKLIDQEVGTPSVAEAAAIFAAGGEKLEKQQSLNSSLTNLTVRLLVPKQIFRLQGEGSVTVAVAQEMKG; encoded by the coding sequence ATGCCTAGCCTACGTATATTTCAAAAATCAAATATCAGTCCTATATATAATAAAATTTGTCAATTGCAGTCGCATCAAGAAGTTTTTTGGGTGGGAATAGGTTGTCAGCGAGGGACATCACGCCAGTTGATGGAAACGGCGATTCAGCAAGTGTTTAGAGAAAATCATCTGGATGAAAATGCGATCGCAGGTATTGCTACTATTGACACTAAAGCCTCAGAAGTCGGTTTAAGGGAATTTTGCCACTTACGCAATTTACCTCTCAAAACCTTTCCAGCAGAAATCCTCCGTACCGTCTGGGTTCCCAATCCAGCCAAATTAATTGACCAAGAAGTGGGGACTCCCAGCGTTGCGGAAGCTGCTGCTATTTTTGCAGCTGGTGGGGAGAAACTCGAAAAGCAGCAGTCTCTCAATTCCTCATTGACAAATTTGACAGTGAGGCTGTTGGTTCCTAAACAAATTTTTCGGTTACAAGGGGAAGGATCTGTAACAGTAGCTGTTGCTCAAGAAATGAAAGGGTGA
- the menH gene encoding 2-succinyl-6-hydroxy-2,4-cyclohexadiene-1-carboxylate synthase, with the protein MQNYNFHYSLISNPDKPVILFLHGFMGNIDEFDQAIKLLSDEFSYLTLDLPGHGKTQVLGGDDCYTMENTAQGLINLLDELEIQQCYLVGYSMGGRLALYLKVHFPEGFTKVVLESASPGLMTETERLERIKRDDQIGSKLTRSLEKSDFAAFLSNWYNQPIFGSIKNHPEYERMLQSRLQNHPLELNKSLQFMGTGSQPNLWNQLQQNTKPLLLLVGENDEKFLAINHKMAAICKNAQLKIIRNSAHNIHLENTWEFVQHIRDFFKQ; encoded by the coding sequence ATGCAAAATTACAATTTTCACTATTCTTTAATTAGCAACCCAGATAAGCCAGTCATCCTTTTTTTACACGGCTTCATGGGTAACATTGATGAATTTGATCAAGCGATAAAATTACTATCTGATGAATTTTCTTATTTAACACTTGACCTCCCAGGACATGGTAAAACCCAAGTTTTAGGTGGGGATGATTGCTATACAATGGAAAATACTGCCCAAGGGTTAATTAACTTACTGGATGAGTTAGAAATTCAGCAATGCTATTTAGTTGGTTATTCAATGGGAGGGAGATTAGCTTTATATCTGAAAGTGCATTTTCCCGAAGGTTTTACCAAAGTAGTTTTAGAATCAGCTTCTCCTGGTTTGATGACAGAAACAGAAAGATTAGAAAGAATTAAACGTGATGATCAAATTGGGAGTAAATTAACCAGAAGTCTAGAAAAAAGCGATTTTGCTGCTTTTCTGTCAAATTGGTACAATCAGCCAATTTTCGGTTCTATAAAAAATCATCCAGAATATGAACGGATGCTACAAAGTCGCTTGCAGAATCATCCCCTAGAATTAAATAAATCACTCCAATTCATGGGTACTGGAAGCCAACCTAATTTATGGAATCAACTGCAACAAAATACAAAACCTTTGCTTTTATTAGTTGGTGAAAATGACGAAAAATTTTTAGCGATTAATCATAAAATGGCAGCAATATGTAAAAATGCCCAGTTAAAAATAATTAGAAATTCCGCACATAATATTCACTTAGAAAATACCTGGGAATTTGTGCAACATATCCGAGATTTTTTCAAACAGTAG